The following DNA comes from Pomacea canaliculata isolate SZHN2017 linkage group LG10, ASM307304v1, whole genome shotgun sequence.
TTTCACAACACGACTTTCCGCTAGACTCTGATTGTAGGACTCGaatatttaaacttttactCAGTGATTTGAATCATCTTCAAGACATTTTTGGTGCAATCCAAGTTATCCCTTATTACGGAGGAATGTTCCATTAATTCtaaaggggtgggtgggtagtgAAACGTAGCCCTGCGATGTCTTTGATGTGTCAGACGTGAGAGCTTCGAGACTAATGAATAAGACAATTTGTAAATTTCATTTGGTTCTTCTTAACTGTAATTGTGATTACCCTAATCCATGCTTAAGGGCACAGTTCATGAGGAATTGTTCCCGTTAGCAGAGCGGCAGTTCTacccccagcagcaaaggaatattggctacaggtgggacacatgtcttgagtatccgggggccatgtggcaaaatggcgtccgacccatagcgaaagtgaaaccgggcgtaacaacggggtcatgtcggttttacctgtcaaacaagcgtgggacgcttctctcccccttgtgaccgctagtcaaccctgatggctcatgggtatgtcccattttttttttttatatatcccactatttatatcttcagattattggtatttttagggatttcggcatatcctgatttacatatttctaaatcaagacatgccaaaattcctaaaaaataccaatatcaaatggattaataatttgtgtattttgcaataattatatatatataacaagcagcaaaagagtgcacaaaagtgcaaaatgttataaaaaaacaaacaaacatgatttgtcatttattggcgtttattgaggtaaaataaggataaaaagcaaactaaaaaaattttttttaatataaaattttttttaaagcattgcctcatttgtatacataaacaatttatcatttatcaaggtaaaaatattatcacaaataaggataaaaagcaaactaataaaaaaataatgttaaaaatatacaattttttttaaagcattgtctcatttgtatacataaacaatttatcatttatcaaggtaaaaatgttatcataaataaggataaaaagcaaactgataaaaaaaaataattttaaaaatatataaaatttttttaaagcattgtctgtttgcatacataaaagatgtttcctcttgatatattaatgcaacattcgttatttaattataagttgtagaacgatgcaaaaccatgtatccattgacaaaacaattaaaattaaattgcagtttccttaacactaattacatttcccaaagaaaaggttcaaagatctatgacaatatatcaaatgataagtatgaactgaattgctgtcaaaaaagagtgatgctttaatagacatttctaaaaaaaaatcaaaagtcatgaaattaactataaaagttctagttggattgcagcttatggtattaactacaatcttttaaacagattaaaattttaaattgcacctttatcactaagaagagaaaccatcaaacacatgtttgaaacacaattatgttcaagaattttagaaggtattagaaaagaactgtaaacatataaatgattctgaatttaccacaacacatctcttattggatcgggtgaaaatatcctcattgataaattaatggttagagtaaataataatcacagcacagttttatataattatataaatccagatttagtatatgcaggtttatgtacaagaattttacaactgtaggtagaaagttgcacagcttacTTGTCCaccaccccagaacaattaactgacgtataggctgtgctcagccctttccctctgccattctcttgatccctagcaccagctaaccaagttgatgcatgcaagtcagcatccgtagcttcaggataacttttcttgcagcatctaaaaatagaacaaatataagatatgaggtctgcataaaaaagtaatcacttaattgtaggttactgaccctaaaatccagaatataatgtgaaacaaaagaggtacaagcaaattatactgatatgtaaagtggcataaaaatttaaagtgttataaacagaaaggaactacaagtggaactgcatttgaatttcagttagaatttctataggcagaaaaactctggaaattctaatttcaaaaacaatccccaatacatgggaactgtaaagatgtctataaactgtcatttttaattcctttctacacagtgttaaccagctgattaaaggactacagtcactagaaattgcgtaaacatgtgtccatatttatttggcaatgtaattcaatcacaataaaatgaggtagggacagttctcccaggcctgatttatcttcctgtcatgtttttttttttttatgactcatgaaaattcttgtctgcacctagcagagtcaaaggttaaggttcataactaaaagataaagaaacaatccaaacagtcctattttatgacaggcatgtattaatgtaccgtatacacacacacacagagtcaaatatttaaatccttaccctgaactgtttgtaaaatgaaggggtggttctttgaagtcccattgaagttgtaagatcaggccaactcagttgaaaatagcacagatagaatgccctcactacatgctttaatgtgaagcccgacgcatcaccgaatggcattcctgaaaacagacaaaaataaatacacatcatttaaaaaaaaattgcagtgggcaacattaatacctgttatgacaactagtatttaaagaaccccccccccccaaaaaaaaaagacagcaacaattcaggaagtttcatacaaccaagcaaaagtgggtacagaaaatttactatctgctctaatcaatgcccataacaatgcctttattactttttagtactagcaaacatgtcattagttttatacaatgaatggtatcgtatggaaacctttaaagggaatcagataaaaagattgactcctcctactaacaaatcagaaaaagcacataccaagcatgtcctttttatgggtctgtcttcatatctcctcaagactctctacatcttctgctgattggtTAAGGAGACTGGAaaacccctctggcagatttcccgtgtcatttgcctttcctgttcttgttctccatccatgtaaacatccttttaaggttgtttgtatcattcttcatctcttcccagaagagacagttgttgcatcccaactttctctagtttatgttctaacctaagaacacaatagagAAAACATGTAAATAGCTGATCTTGCTAGCTTTTgcatagttcacaatgcctggaaaataccattattttggttactctttaccattttcatatctatttgatattgatccatatttgtttcaaattttttcactatggcaaaaggctggattttccacttccagtttaactcataaaagcactgttatAACTCTTGGCCAGGGTAAGAAgataaaaaagctaaaatgattataaataaaatggctttaaattaccttccaaggggttatggtCTTTTTATGctgcaggctgaaaaccagacaatggaatcggaagcgctgggggtgtgaaggcaaaggtgaaacagtcctttttgaaagctgctacttggggacacccttgagatggtgccaaccactagtggcaaagagtatggcaatggtggtggacattgctgcataactgaatggtcagcatatagtgattcctcggcatcctctctccttcgctgttagctgatgcatccctgtgtcaaatgaatacatttgcataaacttttttcagcttagtacatttaaaactgtcagctgctgatagttgttaaaaattttttaagaacattttattgttgtacaaaacttgtttatcactgaaTGCTATTTACCAGAAAGAGACACAGCCTTGTGttccctacatgatgtccaccaaaaaaaattccctaaaattaagcagagaaatgaaaacagaccgaaatctaatcgagagttatccgtatccttttggtgagtgggagcatttttgtcatcactctccacctccgacattttgtCCCTTGCaaagattcagctagattctggtagttacctgcatggaaataaatataagaaggcaaataagattcacacaatcaagatcaaaagtaaataataacacactctatagtgcagcatcacaacaaaagctacactatctgtggtgtaatgactggtgttcaaacagttcagggctattatctttttctccttccttaaactCTGCAGCCACACAATAAACTATAGAAGTCTTCAttttttgaccattaatggtcacatgccttcataaattttctttctgcacaaggattatgaatattatgaatcaaaaagtaaattgcactactaatgacttgtgcaggagaactggaagcataggacatgaggaatcagctttatagctctaattaatgaagcttgcatctggttcaaatagattgtagtgggaagttgcacaccctgtgaccactttcatcttaaaatgccagcagccagctatctagaataacagtaacaataaattattgaccatatgcagttattatgattattgtttgaaaaaagacattaaagttgtctgaaatgatacttccagtcacaatcagttgtcaatgggctataaatatataaagttttttttttggttcaccactggaacacaatccttatgctgctctcGTGACAaattattcttaattagctgctgcagtggaaagtttggtgtttgaaaaagtcgtttaagcttagcctaaaaagttataaaattgagagCAGATTAAGAGtaccaaaggaccaaatcttcaacatatcagcaatatgtgacaaagcaagaaataacattttacaccaaaaatcctttaccaatACAAATACTGCTTCTtgtaacaaataaacatgaaaggttatgagcctaataatcagccatagttcacacacagcccaggaccttgcaagacaaaaaaaaacaaacccacaataaataagagaaaaaaaatattatactgcccgaagaaacctggcattttaacgctatcgtaccagtaacagacggaactgtcgaagctctgtacgttccactttcgtaatcgcaattgaggaaattctgacagctccaaattctctccattgctaacggctaaagaattatcaaatgcaagcgttcagaactgctgagcacgatttctactctgtctggaaaactttgtgcattattgcgttaatgtgtactcttaatcttttttctcttagaatgatattctgcattaaatttggacatttctgtagttaaaatctcaataactatgttaatatagagtataaaaattatacgtactgttatcgaagcgtcgaacacatgtatcagtatagaaattgaccgcttgagaagcttttctgttgggaaaagtatagactcacaaatttgaaaatggcggcggtcgtatgtagcacgccatggcaaaaaggtcattgccattgttaggggtcacgaccctatatgtggggttgatctcccgcactctggtttcgcctcggcgagcgtggagcttggcttatgtgcgcagCAGCGCCATGCCccacgagtcaagcattgcgatagattgaccccctgtatcacagtcggatcaagacaaacttggtggaccccttgagcttatggtttccgatgctgctagggacATAGTTTCTGAGATACAGCACGATCGACCAACTACTGTACGCGCGTGGATACAGCTTACAAACGTTTCCACCTGTTAGTACCAAAGTTAGCGCGTCATGAGTAGACAGATAGTTGTGTAGGTGCTGGTGGAAAAGGCTTTCCCTGAAGAAGACGATACCAGTTTTACTCCATAAACGCTTGATGTACTggatcaaacatttcttttgtgtcTGACACAAATGCTGCCGgtacaagcagacgacactcgATTTTCCTTCCCGTACGCATGGCCGTGCGCCTTGTCTACAGGACGGTCGCCTTGACCAAAGACTTTAAGTATTACTTTGAATATTTACACAACGGCTCACTGGCAGCTAGGTACAGCGACTAGCAGTAGATGAGGGTGCAGCTACACATTGTGCACAAATGCATTTAGTTCTACAAgctttatttggaaaaaaataaaggtttacatttataaaaatttgtgaGTTGTGTTGTAAAGGTCACtatctttgtcatttttcttttttagaatttttttgcTTACATTTCAACTATATGTACCTATATACCTAGCCAATGTTTCTCCAATCACAtcaatttttactttcattccttcatataataacaatgatagaaatgtatacatgtatagctCATTTCCCTGCTTCATATCTCcatttacaatttacaaaagaaatgcagaaaCACAAATTCACATAACAAACTGATACAGACTGAGCATGTCTGCAAACAAGTGTACAGCGATATCAACAGATAtaatataagagagagagagaaacccgCTTCAGGTctagctgaaaaataaaaatataaataacatgcAAACGTTATgtctataaaacaataataataagtactTATAATGCGCAAAATCAGGACCAAGATAAATAGCACTCTCTGCAAGTGATAAATGGGATAATAAAACAGTAGTTGCTCCCATTTCACTCAATGACAATCCAGTTGAAATACTATAAACGAGGCTGCAAATCCTACCCACACCACAGTTCCCATTGTAGGACAGACCAAGTAGGCACaagtcattttttattttttttgtcttgcttgtAGATTGCAAAGTGCTTCTTTGAAAATCATAATATCCAATGAGCTCACAAGAGCTAAAAAGATGTTCAAATTGTCATCATCTATAATGATTCATAAATCTAGAGGTGATTCATATATTGTTTTGATttacaaagaatgttttgtaCTTATTCACCCCAAAATCCAGCTACTCTTGAACAGAGACTTTAAAGTCTCTGTCTTGAATTAATAATTTCTGACACCGCAGATAGGGAGTTGTGACAGAAATCATAaaaatgggttttaaaaaaatggaaaacctTGTAGTTAGCAGTTAAATCAGTAAAGAATTAGTCCTGTCTTGACCAACAACGCAAGCATTGATATGTACAAATAATTTCTTGTCCCCCAACTGGCAACTTTTTAATACTTGAACTTGTGTCCCTCTTCCATCATTGTTGCCTAAGCTAGGCATGGCAAACATACGGCCTGCAAACAAAACGGACACTGCAGCGATTCGCAAAATCTGTTATATAGATCTTTTTATATCTTCCTGAAAAGTTTAGAAACTTCAGGAAGTTTGCTACAAGGATTATAACACTGTTCAGTTCTACCTGTGTGTAAACAGTTATTTCTCTTCATAaaatcaacacacacatcacaagACTGAGTGATCAGCACCTCTCATCTCTGATGTAAGTGGAAACTGCGCAAACATTTCAGCCAGACagaaaaaattttcattaaaacaaagtgtCAAGCATTAGAGCAAAACACTGAAAATAGTCCTAAATGTTAATTTTGAACTGTGGCAGTTTTTGTTCAATGTATCTGTTGCTGTTGCATACAAGTTGCAAGTTgctgttaaatttttttcatttgttaaacaACTTGATTAATTTGCAATCATAAATGTGGCTAGCTACTAAACCATTTGTATGTTTCTAACTTTAAGTAATAAACATATtctgcaataatttttattaaatgactTCAATTAGTTTTTGTGTGCAGCCCTAATGACAAATGTGACCCATGTCGCCCTCGGAGAGAAGACCCTCATGCCTGGCCTAAGCCACTTTATATACTCTTATAACTCCACGGTTATGTCAGTAGAACTTTCAAAGATTAATATAATTAACTTTTTCTCATTGCatcttaaaataattatgttgcCATTAGGACTAGCTAGAGGCAGTTGTTTAAtccctccctccaccccacacacatcaGATCAGTCCATTATTGCACTACATACTACCCTACACAGCCAAAGCAAGGATAACTGCCCCCTTCGGGCAAAGAACATCAGtagaattaaatatttttagattaggttagatttttttcagacttgaaagaaacagatgtcaataaaaaaaatgtgcagaaatGATCTTCCAACAAACTAGAATGCAAAATCCTGGCTTttttaacaaaggaaaaagGCTGGCATTTGGCACTTTAACTTTTCTAAAGGCACGATACATGTACAATTTTAGGTCAATTTCCATATATTCTTAAGTAAGGTTATAGGAGatcaaactgaaaacaataGAAAGGACTGCCTGCTATGAATCTATTATACTGCATTTTCCCACTGATTTTTCAGTGTCTTCTCAGTGTATTTTCATTGCAGATACATGAATACatgaacataaacacacataaaaagtGAATGACATTTATTCTGTAAGGCAAATTAAGAGTTCTTTAAATGTCTGTAAATGTCACATTGGTCAGGCTAACACCAACAATCTAGAGAAACCAAGCACTGCTTTCTAGCAATGCTATTTAATGTCATCAACATTTTAATACCTCATGAGTTTCAGTCTTTAAGGATTCTTCTACTCTGTACTTAAGCTGTGGTAGTGAATGATGTCACTAAATAAACAGTTCATTCCAAATCTTTTAAATGATAAAGGCCTGTCTCAAATTCAGACTAATGGCTACACAAATCCAGCAAGTTCCATATTCTGGAGCACAGAAAACATCTGATAATAATCTTGTTGCTTACACCAAGGGTTTTTCAGAGTTTGTTGATCAGAAGACATAACACAAATTAAATGACTTTGCTATTTCACTTCTAAGCAAGACTTCTAAGGCCGAAGAGGTGCCATGCCCAATTTAGATCTAAGTTCATTTGCTTCTCGAATATCTGCATCCTGCAATCTGCTGTGATGGCTACGACTTTTGCCATGGTCTCGGTGTCTACGTTCACGATCTCTTTCCCTGTCTGACTTCTCCCGGTTGCTGCGATCTCGATGACGTTCTTTATCTGCTTCTTGACGATCTCGGTTGTTTCGACCCTTTCTGCTTTTACGTTTTCTGAAAAGCAACaatttaaaaccaaaaatactATTACTAAGCATAGtgtcacaatatttttgtgcttttaagGTCTTGACAAGACCTGATCACATCCACATCATTTGTCCAATCTTCACCAAATTTGGAAGGAATATTTGTTTCAATTACAGGAATGTCTAACCACCGTTCATCTGACTTAAATGTCTTCAGATAGACAAGCCTGATGACATAGAAGGGGTAAATGATTTCTTAACATTATACTGCATTTATTTATCTATCATAGTAGCAGCATCTACCAAACCTGAAAAACTCTCTTGACAGTTAATATTATGTCTACCATTTTAAATATACCTTATTCATACCTTATTCAGAAACTGCTGTTTCCTCACAAATGCATGTACTCTGTGTTTGTTAATtagtaataaatgtaaataaatgaggGATAGGAGAataaacagtactgatgatgaatagaAGACAAGTATAGGAAACACACAGAGGCACTGTGCAAAACACAACACTCCTGCCATTGTTGATTGCAGTTCCCGAAATCAACTCTCAACCACCGTACCAAAGTGGTtgtctttcaaaaatgtttaatctTGGAAAGCAAGAAGAAATCCCGTGAAGTTAAGTCCAGATTACAGGGTGAATCTGAAGAGAccagatttttttcagtctaaAATTCTCTCAGCCACATTTTCATCTATTTTGGATGTAGACTGGTGTCTGACGTGTGTTCTATATTAAAcactttctttgaaattttttagaCCACTAATAGACCTGTGCTGATGATAGGGTAGCTTGTTCATAACCTTCTTCAAAATTTTAAGGATTTCTAATGCACCTTTACCAATTTTTATGTAGAATTCAATGGTGTACTATTGCTCCTAGCTTGCTTGCATTGTTTCTATGACAGGGTACTTCAGCagagtttacaaaaacaaatgtcaggGCACTTTTAAGGCCTGAAACAGGTCCCACCGGTTGAGATCCCACTATGACACTGAACCAGGAAGTCCATGTGTAAGAACCTATACTGCAGGGTGCTTTCAAAAAAGAccttgtgttgtgtttgtgtgtaaaatagGGAAAATCTAATTTTTCCTGTACCCAcagtttttccaaaaaaaaaaccaaaaaaaaaactatcatctccataatattaatatcacttcaaaaataatgatgtttttTACCTGTCTTCCTCCTCTCTGTGTCTTTTACCtgccacaaaaataaaattcctcaGTTATTTctagaaaagacaaaaaataaaaggtgaaaaTTAGCTCCGATtcataatcttttattttaaaaaagtataccAAAGAACACCAAGAGACTgcattaaaacaacaacagctgccaTAATATACACTGGAATGATTCAACCACCAACCTGGTGATCTGTGACGTTTTTCTCGCTCCCTAGACCTAGATCTTGCCTTTGTATCTCTGGTTTTACCATGTCGATCTCTGCAacaaatggttaaaaaaaaaaaaaaagtgtgagaaaaagagaaaactgtcTCCACAATGGAAATGGTAGAAGATCTATGCACTTAATAATTATATCAAAACAATATGTATTTTACTCTGTGACCTAGTCCAAAAGATATTCCAACCCTGATGTGCAGCCTTGCAAGCTGCCTCATTTCTTGTCCAACCCACATATAGGTCAAGGGACTACTTCAAGATagtcaacataaaaaaataaataattggtGTATTCAAAGTTGATGGTTTATATTTCACTTATCACGTGTCCTAGAATGTTTATCTGATGGTCCTGAAATACAAAAATCCCAAAACAAAGCATGCTGAACTTACCGTTTATGTGGGGATCTAGAACGACTCCGCTTGGATACTGGGACGGGGTTACTCCTTTCAGTATCTTTGTGACTCCTCTTTTCAGGTGTGGGGCTTCTTCGCACCTCCTGGCAAGTGatacaaatttcaaaaatattttaatattctccTTGCCATTTAGCATAAAACAGAATGCTCAGATAGAAACTCTGGAGGCCCTTTGATAAAGTCTGCCATGCACTGAAGACATTGCATGGATCCAATGTGTCAGCAGGAATGTCTCTGTTATCTTAcacagtttttaatgttttgttcagTGTCACAATTAATCTTACATCCACAATGGCTTCATATCAAACAGATATCAAACAAGTTAATTCCTAGAAGAATATCCTCCACCCCAATCTCCCTCAAAAAAGCCAGACTAAAATGAATGtagaaaaagttaaataaaactatGTGTCATATGACTGAATGGAGGAAAAACTCACTCGGGGGagctcctcttcctcctcatctgactccatttcctcgATGTCCTCCTCAACAGCACTGACACGTGGATCTAGCTGATTGCTCTCCTCCAAAACATTGCGTTTCT
Coding sequences within:
- the LOC112573200 gene encoding pre-mRNA-splicing factor 38A-like; translated protein: MANRTVKDAHSIKGTNPQYLIEKIVRTRIYECRYWKEECFALTAALLVDKAMELKFVGGVYGGNVKPSPFLCLILKMLQIQPEKDIVVEFIRNEDFKYVRALGAFYMRLTGTSMDCYKYLEPLYYDYRKMRIMNRNGKFELTHMDEYIDGLLRDERTCDVILPRIQKRNVLEESNQLDPRVSAVEEDIEEMESDEEEEELPREVRRSPTPEKRSHKDTERSNPVPVSKRSRSRSPHKRDRHGKTRDTKARSRSREREKRHRSPGKRHREEEDRKRKSRKGRNNRDRQEADKERHRDRSNREKSDRERDRERRHRDHGKSRSHHSRLQDADIREANELRSKLGMAPLRP